In a genomic window of Oncorhynchus kisutch isolate 150728-3 linkage group LG9, Okis_V2, whole genome shotgun sequence:
- the LOC109896881 gene encoding 40S ribosomal protein S4: MARGPKKHLKRVAAPKHWMLDKLTGVFAPRPSTGPHKLRECLPLIIFLRNRLKYALTGDEVKKICMQRFIKIDGKVRTDITYPTGFMDVISIEKTGEHFRLIYDVKGRFTVHRITAEEAQYKLCKVKKNLIGTKGVPHLVTHDARTIRYPDPLIKVNDTVRIDLATGKITEHIKFDTGNLCMVTGGANLGRIGIITNRERHPGSFDVVHVKDSAGNIFATRLGNIFIIGKGNKPWVSLPRGKGIRLTIAEERDKRIAAKAGSS, encoded by the exons ATG GCACGAGGACCGAAGAAGCACCTGAAGCGCGTTGCAGCGCCCAAGCATTGGATGCTTGACAAGCTCACCGGAGTGTTC GCGCCTCGTCCCTCCACCGGCCCCCACAAGCTGAGGGAGTGCCTGCCCCTCATCATCTTCCTCAGGAACCGTCTGAAGTACGCCCTGACCGGAGACGAGGTCAAAAAGATTTGCATGCAGAGGTTCATCAAGATCGATGGCAAGGTCCGCACCGACATCACCTACCCCACTGGCTTCATGG ATGTGATCAGCATTGAGAAAACTGGAGAGCATTTCCGTCTGATCTATGACGTGAAGGGACGTTTCACTGTTCACCGCATCACCGCTGAGGAGGCCCAG taCAAACTGTGCAAGGTGAAGAAGAACCTCATCGGCACCAAAGGAGTCCCCCACCTGGTGACCCACGACGCACGCACCATCCGCTACCCCGACCCCCTCATCAAGGTCAACGACACAGTCCGCATCGACCTCGCGACCGGCAAGATCACAGAACACATCAAGTTCGACACAG GTAACCTGTGCATGGTGACCGGCGGTGCCAATTTGGGGCGTATTGGTATCATCACCAACAGGGAGAGGCATCCCGGCTCGTTTGACGTTGTGCACGTTAAGGATAGCGCTGGAAACATCTTTGCCACCAGGCTTGGAAACATCTTCATCATTGGCAAG GGCAACAAGCCGTGGGTGTCCCTGCCCCGTGGAAAGGGTATTCGTCTCACAAtcgctgaggagagagacaagagaattGCTGCCAAGGCCGGTAGCAGCTAA